The DNA sequence CCGTCAAGGTCGCCGAGAAGGTCGCGATGCTGGACCACCTCTCGGGCGGCCGGATCGAGTTCGGCTCGGGCCGGGGCGCGGGCAGCCACGAGATCCTCGGCTTCCTCCCGGGCGTGACCGACATGAACGCCACCAAGGAGATCTGGGAGGAGACGATCGCCGAGTTCCCCAAGATGTGGCTCCAGGACGAGTACCAGGGCTTCACGGGCAAGCACTGGTCGCTGCCGCCGCGCAAGGTGCTGCCCAAGCCGTACGGGGCCGCCCACCCGGCGATGTGGTATGCGGCCGGGTCGCCGCCCTCGTACGCCATGGCCGGCCGGAAGGGCCTCGGTGTGCTCGGCTTCTCCATCCAGAAGGTCTCCGACATGGAGTGGGTCCTGGACTCCTACAAGAGCGCCATCGAGGAGGCCGAGCCGGTCGGCGGCTTCGTCAACGACAACGTGATGGTCACCTCCACCGCGATCTGCGCGGAGACCCACGCCAAGGCCGTCGAGATCGCGGTCGGCGGCGGGCTGAACTACCTCCAGTCGCTGCTCTTCCGCTACCACGACACCTTCCCCCGCCCGGAGGGCATCCCGGAGTGGCCCGAGCTGCTGCCGGAGTACACCGAGGAGATCATCGAACTGCTCATCGCCGAGGAGCTGATGATCTGCGGCGACCCGGACGAGGTCTTCCGCCAGTGCAAGCGGTGGGAACAGGCCGGGGCCGACCAGCTGTCGTTCGGGCTGCCGATCGGGATCGGCTACGAGGACACGATGAACACGATCAAGCTCATCGGCGAGCACGTCATCCCGAAGATCGACACCGACCCGGTGCACCGTACGAGCCGCTTCCGCGACGCCACGGCGGGCTGACACGACAGACGTCACGGCGGGCTGACACCAGAAGGGACCTGAACCCGTGCTCGACCACCTGATCAAGGGCGCCACCGTGGCGGACGGCACCGGCGCGCCCTCGTACGCCGCCGACGTCGGCATCCGGGACGGCCGGATCGTGGCCATCGCCGAGCCCGGGACCGTCACCGAACCGGCGCGGTCCGCCGAGGACGCCACCGGGCTCGTCCTCGCGCCCGGGTTCGTCGACCCGCACACCCACTACGACGCCCAGCTGTTCTGGGACCCGTACGCCACCCCCTCCATGAACCACGGCGTGACCACCATCGCCGGCGGCAACTGCGGTTTCACCCTCGCCCCGCTCAACCCCGACCGCCCCGCCGACGCCGACTACACCCGGCGGATGATGAGCCGCGTCGAGGGCATGTCGCTGGTGGCGCTGGAGCGGGGCGCGCCCTGGAACTGGCACGGCTTCGGCGAGTACCTGGACGCGCTGGAGGGCCGGATCGCCGTCAACGCGGGCTTCATGGTGGGGCACTGCGCGCTGCGCCGCCACGCCATGGGCGAGGACGCGATCGGCGGGCAGCCCACCCCCGCGCAGCTGGCGGAGATGGAGCGGCTGCTGCACGAGGCGATGGACGCGGGGGCGTGGGGGCTGTCCACCACCCAGTCCTCGACCCACTCCGACGGGGACGGACAGCCGGTCGCCTCCCGGCACGCGCGGCCCGAGGAACTGCTGGCGCTCTCCCGGGCCGTCGGCGAGCACGAGGGGACGCAGATCGAGGCGATCGTGGCCGGCTGCCTCGACCAGTTCTCCGACGAGGAGATCGACCTGCTGGTGGAGATGAGCGCGGCCGCCGGCCGCCCGCTCAACTGGAACGTGCTGACCATCGACGCGGCCGTCCCCGAGCGGATACCGCGCCAGCTCCAGGCCAGTGAACGGGCCCGTAAGGCGGGCGGCAGGATCGTCGCGCTCACCATGCCGATCCTCACCCCCATGAACATGTCGCTCGGCACCTTCTGCGCGCTGAACCTCATCCCGGGCTGGGGCGACATCCTGGGACTGCCGATACCGGAACGGATCGCCAAGCTCCGTGACCCGGCCGTACGGGCGGAGCTGCTGCGCCGCGCGAACAGCCCCGAGGCCGGGGTTTTCCGGCGGCTCACCACCTTCGAGCGCTACGTCATCGGCGACACCTACAGCGCGGCCAACGCCGGGCTGACCGGCCGGGTCGTCCGCGACATCGCCGCCGAGCGCGGCCAGGAGGCCTTCCACTGCCTGGTGGAGATCTGCGCCGCCGACGGGATGCGTACGGTGCTGTGGCCCATGCCGACCGACAACGACCCGGCCAGCTGGGAGCTGCGCCGGCAGACCTGGGAGCACGAGGACGTCCTGCTCGGCGGCTCGGACGCGGGCGCCCACCTGGACCGCATGTGCGGCGCCCCGTACACCACCCGCTTCATCGGCGACTGTCTGCGCGGCCGGAAACTGGTCGGCCTGGAACGGGCGGTGCGGATGCTGACGGACGACCCGGCCCGGCTGCTGGGGCTCCGCGAACGCGGCCGGATCACCGAGGGCTACCACGCCGACCTGGTCCTCTTCGACCCCGACCGGATCGACGCGGGCCAGGCCCGACTGGTCCACGACCTCCCCGGCGACAGCCCCCGCCTGGACTCGCGGGCGACCGGGATCGTGAGCGTCCGGGTGGGCGGCACCGAGACCATCCGCGACGACGAGATCACCGGCGCGGTACCGGGACGGGTCCTGCGGTCGGGGCGCGACACGGAGACGGTGAGCACGAGGTGCTGACCGACCGGGCGCGGGGCCCCGGCCGATGCCGGGGCCCCTGTCATGCGTCTGCGCTGCCCTGGCTAGTCGTCGAACGCCCCGCGCTCGACGCCCCGGAGGAATGCGTGCCATTCCGTACCGGTGAAGCGGAGGGAGGGGCCGTCGGGGTTCTTGCTGTCCCGCACGGCGCGGCCGCCGTCGGATGTGGCCGCGATTTCCAGGCAGTTGTTGTTCTGGCCCGAGT is a window from the Streptomyces luomodiensis genome containing:
- a CDS encoding DUF397 domain-containing protein — its product is MTPEVIGPYIKSSYSGQNNNCLEIAATSDGGRAVRDSKNPDGPSLRFTGTEWHAFLRGVERGAFDD
- a CDS encoding N-acyl-D-amino-acid deacylase family protein, which codes for MLDHLIKGATVADGTGAPSYAADVGIRDGRIVAIAEPGTVTEPARSAEDATGLVLAPGFVDPHTHYDAQLFWDPYATPSMNHGVTTIAGGNCGFTLAPLNPDRPADADYTRRMMSRVEGMSLVALERGAPWNWHGFGEYLDALEGRIAVNAGFMVGHCALRRHAMGEDAIGGQPTPAQLAEMERLLHEAMDAGAWGLSTTQSSTHSDGDGQPVASRHARPEELLALSRAVGEHEGTQIEAIVAGCLDQFSDEEIDLLVEMSAAAGRPLNWNVLTIDAAVPERIPRQLQASERARKAGGRIVALTMPILTPMNMSLGTFCALNLIPGWGDILGLPIPERIAKLRDPAVRAELLRRANSPEAGVFRRLTTFERYVIGDTYSAANAGLTGRVVRDIAAERGQEAFHCLVEICAADGMRTVLWPMPTDNDPASWELRRQTWEHEDVLLGGSDAGAHLDRMCGAPYTTRFIGDCLRGRKLVGLERAVRMLTDDPARLLGLRERGRITEGYHADLVLFDPDRIDAGQARLVHDLPGDSPRLDSRATGIVSVRVGGTETIRDDEITGAVPGRVLRSGRDTETVSTRC
- a CDS encoding LLM class flavin-dependent oxidoreductase — its product is MEFGLFVQGYVPESRRRTDPEAEHHALVEETEYVIQADRSGFKYAWASEHHFLDEYSHLSANDVFLGYLAHATERIHLGSGIFNPLPQVNHPVKVAEKVAMLDHLSGGRIEFGSGRGAGSHEILGFLPGVTDMNATKEIWEETIAEFPKMWLQDEYQGFTGKHWSLPPRKVLPKPYGAAHPAMWYAAGSPPSYAMAGRKGLGVLGFSIQKVSDMEWVLDSYKSAIEEAEPVGGFVNDNVMVTSTAICAETHAKAVEIAVGGGLNYLQSLLFRYHDTFPRPEGIPEWPELLPEYTEEIIELLIAEELMICGDPDEVFRQCKRWEQAGADQLSFGLPIGIGYEDTMNTIKLIGEHVIPKIDTDPVHRTSRFRDATAG